One Echinicola strongylocentroti DNA window includes the following coding sequences:
- a CDS encoding DsrE family protein translates to MKLKIALLAMVSLLLAGQASAQLHSNKDKYNYYVLTRNVAQLKPILLAAEALAKEDGGKFGEFQVVICGKTVKDLVDKALMEPLLKTAKEQRVTLLACGFSLQKFDVNPDGLPREISVTENGILYGLQLQKEGYYSITL, encoded by the coding sequence ATGAAACTTAAAATAGCATTGCTTGCCATGGTCTCCCTACTGCTGGCTGGCCAGGCAAGTGCACAACTTCATAGCAATAAAGATAAGTATAACTATTATGTACTGACCAGAAATGTAGCGCAGCTCAAGCCGATTCTGTTGGCTGCAGAGGCGTTGGCAAAGGAAGACGGAGGTAAATTTGGTGAATTCCAAGTGGTTATTTGCGGCAAGACTGTAAAAGACCTCGTGGATAAAGCGCTCATGGAGCCATTGCTAAAAACAGCCAAAGAACAACGGGTGACCTTATTGGCCTGTGGTTTTTCATTGCAGAAGTTTGACGTGAATCCCGATGGATTGCCACGTGAAATCAGTGTCACCGAAAACGGCATCCTCTACGGATTGCAACTACAAAAAGAAGGATATTATTCCATAACACTTTAA
- a CDS encoding RDD family protein, translated as MLRNKRITFRKNRKTEWLEPQLMVRFLALIIDLIVIKMLISTVVYFSIGISPVSIAAVKGYYVIYISTNWLYFSGCEGILGATLGKMLMGLKVYDANGQKLGLLKAILRFPAKLLSVATVWGAIMLDTNKNKQALHDIICQTIVRKARESTSYRGTKIGIK; from the coding sequence GTGCTTAGGAATAAAAGAATAACTTTTAGAAAGAATAGGAAAACGGAATGGTTGGAACCTCAGTTGATGGTACGGTTTCTTGCCCTCATTATTGATCTGATTGTCATTAAAATGCTGATTTCCACTGTTGTGTATTTTTCAATTGGTATAAGTCCAGTATCCATAGCAGCTGTGAAAGGGTATTATGTGATATATATATCGACGAATTGGCTTTATTTCTCGGGATGTGAAGGGATTTTAGGAGCCACTTTGGGGAAAATGCTGATGGGGCTAAAAGTTTATGATGCCAATGGCCAGAAATTAGGTTTACTTAAGGCAATATTAAGATTCCCCGCAAAACTTTTATCTGTTGCTACGGTTTGGGGAGCGATAATGCTCGATACCAACAAAAACAAACAGGCCTTGCATGATATTATTTGTCAAACGATCGTTCGTAAGGCAAGAGAATCTACGTCTTATCGCGGGACTAAAATTGGAATTAAATAA